The Levilactobacillus namurensis genomic interval ACGTGGACTTTGCGAGTCACGGTAAACCGGGGGCGATTGGGCTACGGTTAGCCCGTAAGTCCGACGTTTCCGTGATTGTGATTCGATAATCGTGAAAAAGGCTTTTCTGGTCAGTGACCGGGAAAGCCTTTTTGGCGGTGGTATAATAGGAACATCCTAAGAAAGATTGTGGGGGCGGTCGTATGCAACTAGAAAAGGTTCAAGGCTTTTTGTTCGATCTACACGGGGTCATCGCGGACTCGTGGCAGTACCACTTGGCTTCGTGGCGGACGATTGCCGAAGAACTGGCCATTCCGTGGACGCCGGCGTTGGCACAAGCTTTGCCCGGGATGAGCCGGCAAGCCTCCTTAGAAGCGATTCTGGCTTCGGCTCAGGAAAGCGGGCGGCTCTTGCCGGACGAGTTCCAGGCGGTGACCGACCACGAGAACGCCCTGTACCGCCAATACGTGGCGGCCATGACGCCTGCCAATCGCTTACCCGGAATTACCGCGTTCTTGGACCAACTGGTGGCGGCGGGCTATCCGCTGGCCCTAGCCTCAGCGTCGACCAACGTACGGGCCGAAATTGAACGGTTGGGGTTGCAGGCCTACTTCTCCCGAATCGTGCCGGCGGAGAGCTTAGCCGCGGCGAAGCCCGCCCCCGACGTTTACCTAGCCGCCGCCCAGCTCCTGGATGCGGATCCGCGTGCCTGTGTGGCGCTAGAAGACACCCTGACGGGGGTGGCGGCCGCGAAGGCGGCCGGCTGTATCACGATTGGTCTCAACCGTGACCCGTTACCAGCCGCAGACGCGCAACTAAGCAGTACCGCCGAACTTAGTCTTGCAACTGTGCGGCGGGTACTTGGTCAGCTAACGCGGTCAACAGAAACGCTTTAAGGATCACCGCTTGATTATGGGTTTCATCCTTGGCGCCGTACAGTAAGATGACGTCTTGGGTGGCCAATTGGGTTTTAAGCAGGGTCAAAAAGTCGGGGAGAGCCGGGTTGGCCTTGATTTCGGCTAAGTACCGGGTCTTGAATTCCGGGAACTTTTCGGGGGCGTGATTGAACCATTTACGTAGTTCCGTGGTTGGTCCCATTTCTTTTTCCCAGCTATCCAGGTGGGCGTTGACTTTGGAAATGCCCCGGGGCCATAAGCGGTCAACTAAGACCCGGTAGCCTTTAAGGTCAGCGGGCTTGGTGTAGATTCGTTCGAGTTTTAATGCCATAACGCTATCATCTCCTGTTTCCCATTCTAGCAGGGTGGGGGGATGGTGCCAAATTAAAGTGAGGGATTTTTAAATGACGGAAGAGATTGGGGCGTTCTACACGGGACGACCAACGGAACAGATTGCCCAGGAGTTGCTGGGCCACGAATTGGTTTATACCACACCGGCGGGAACCATGAGTGGGTGGATCGTGGAGACCGAGGCCTACCTTGGCCAACAGGATACCGCGGCCCACGCGTTCAACGGCCGACACACGGCAGCCAACGCAGCGCTCTATGATGCGCCGGGGACGATTTACATCTACGTCCTGCGCGGGTTCTACATGTTCGATGTGGCGACGCAAGCAGCGGGGACCCCGCAAGGAATCTTGATTCGCGGCATCGAACCGCACCAGGGCTTAGACCTGATGCGGCAACATCGCGATAAGCCAGATCCGGAGATTACTAACGGTCCGGGGAAACTGATGGCGGCTTTAGGGATTCAGAGTAAGGCCCTCAACCGGACCATGCTGGGCGCCAAGAACTTGACGATTACGCCCACGATGACCCGCCGACCGAAGCAGGTCGCAGCGACCGCTCGGGTCGGGGTCAGTGATGGCAGTTGGCACGACCGGCCACTACGTTACCTGGTGGCGGGGAATCCCTATGTGTCGGCCAGTCGGAAACGTGACTGGGACAGAGAACACCATGGGTGGCAAGCTTAGGGACTAGCCATTGCCTCGCGGATGAACAGCTAGGCCGACATGAAAATCAGAGAATCAAAGAGCCGTTTTCCAAATGGGTTTCACTTGGAAAACGGCTCTTTCGTTTAGTCAAAATCTTAGTAGGTTTTCCGGCCAAAGTGGGCCGCCGCGGCGCCGAGGTTGAACCGCTCGAAGTGCACGGCGGTTAATCCAGCGGCGGTGAACATGGCGGCGAGTTGTTCAGCCGACACGAACTGGTGCGTGGTCCGTTGCAGGTAATTGTACGCCTGATAATGGTGGGCCACCACGCGGCCCATCAAGGGAACCAGGTGACCGAAGTACAGTTGCCAGCCCGCGTGAACCACGGGATTCGTGGGTTGCGAAGTCTCCAGGCAGACCACTTGACCGCCGGGCTTGACCACCCGCACCATCTCGGACAGGACCTGTTGGGCGTCCGGGACATTGCGTAGGCCGAAGCCGATGGTGACCACGTCGAAGGTGTTGTCGGGGTAGTTGAGGTGCATCGCGTCACCTTGATGTAACGCGATTTGCCCCTGCAAATGAGTTGCTCGGACTTTCTGGTCCGCCACGGCTAACATCTCTCGACTGAGGTCTAAGCCGACCACGTGGCCGGCCGGTCCGGCCGCTTGGGCCAAAGCAATCGTCCAGTCGCCAGTGCCGCAGCACAGGTCCAAGGCAAAGCTACCGGGGGATACCTGCATGGCGTCCATGACGTGGTGACGCCAGAACTGGTGGGTCCCCAGACTGATCAGGCGGTTCATCTGGTCATACTGCGGGGCAATGTGGTCAAAGAGCTGAGCGACCGTTTTTTCCGGAGTGCGATTGGTCAGAGACATGGCAAGCCCTCCTCACTAGAGTAGATACTTGGCGTCGAATTCAGGGTCCTGCGAGGTCAAAATCTTGGGACCGTCCTTGGTGATCACCAGGGTGTGTTCGTATTGGCAAGATAGGGAGCCGTCAGCGGAGACGTAGTATTCCCACGACTTGTCCGCCGTTGGCTTCGACTTGATCTCCCAGGTGCCCAGGTTGACCATGGGTTCGATGGTGATGGTCATGCCTTCGCGTAACCGCAGGCCATGACCAGCTTCACCGTAGTGGGGCACGTTAGGTTGTTCGTGCATGGTCGGGCCGATGCCGTGACCAATCAATTCGCGCACGTCGCCCATGTGGTTCTGGACTTCGACGTAGTCTTGAATGGCGTGGCCGATGTCACCGATGCGGTTGCCCACCACGGCTTGGTCGATTCCCAAGTACAGGGCCTTGTGGGTCACGTCCATCAAGTGTTGGGCCTCGGGACTGATGTTCCCTACAGCGTAGGCCCAGCAGGAGTCGCTTTCAAAGCCATCGAGGTTGACGGTCATGTCGACCTTGACCACGTCGCCGTTCTTTAGGAGCAGGTTGTGCCGGGGAATGGCGTGGGCCACTTCGTCGTTGACGCTGACGCAGGTCGCATACTTGTAACCTTCAAAACCCTTTTCAGAGGGGCGGGCACCGTGTTCTTCGATGTACTTGTTGGCGAATTCTTCGATTTCCCAGCTTGAGATACCGGGCTTGATGATCTTCCGGAGACCTTTATGGACGCCAGCTAAAACGGCGCCGGATTCGGCCATTTTTTCAATTTCACGAGGTGATTTAATGGTTATCAACGTGGTTCCTCCTTCAAAGTTCTTACATAACTAATTTACACCTAAATGACTTAGACGGCGAATGGTCTGGTTGAATTTATCTGATTAGGGGCCGAAAGTTCCCCAAGTTAGCCGCCTAGAAGTCGGACAGTCATCGCTGTCAGTAAAAGAAAAGACCGAACACCGGGGATGTTCAGTCTGACCCTTAAGGCTTGAGCTTGGTAATCTTGCCGGCGTCGATCTGTTTTAAGATGTGCTTGGCCTCTTCAATTCGGGAATCACACAGGAAGCGCATGGAACTGTTGTGGTCCGCTTCCGCCTGCTTCATCTGGTCGGTCAGAAACTCAATTTCATCCTTTAAATACGCGACTAAATCCATGATTTGCCCCCATCTTCGTTAGTGTTACGAACGGCCCGCAAACGACCGTTGGCGTTAGATTCATTGTACCAGAGATTGCGTGATAAGTAACTTGATTGGTGCGGGGTCAATGTGTTTACAGGTTACTTAAAAAGCGGTAGCATGGATACCAGTTAAGAATGTTTCTAAATGGGAGAGATATTTGAGGGAGTGGATTAGATGAACGAACAATCAGTCGACTTACAGGGTCGACCGTACCATCGGATGGCGTTTATTTGGACCTTACTGGCGGGGACCTTCACCATGTCGATCAGTCAATCGTCATTGTCAACGGCTTATCCCACGTTGATGAAGTACTTTGGCGTTCCCGCCTCAACGATTCAATGGTTGACCACCGGGTTCATGTTGGTGATGGTGGTCATGATGCCGGTTAGTCCGTGGTTGTTGAATAATTTACGGTTTCCGGTGCTATTTATCAGTATGTTGGCCTTATTCGACGTCGGGACGTTTATTATTTACTTAGCCACGAGTTTCCCCACGATGATGGTCGGCCGGGTCATGGAAGCCATGGCTGTCGGGGTCATGTTCCCGTCGTATCAATCCGTGATGCTACAGATCACACCGGAGGAAAAACGGGGTGGCGTGATGGGCCTCGCCGGGCTGGTCATGGGTTCCGCATTAGCCGTGGGACCGATCATCTCGGGAATCGTGTTGCGCTACACCACCTGGCAGGGACTGTTCGTAGTCTTCATGGCCATTATTACGGTCGTGTTCTTGGTGGCCTGGAAGACCATTAAGAACGTGATGCCGCAAAAGACGTCGCGCCTGGATTACCTGTCCGTGATTGGAAGCCTAGGTTTTATCGGGATTCTCTATGTCATCAACCAGATTGGTAAGACGGGAGTCAACTGGGGCCTAGAAGGCACAATCTTAGTGGTCAGCTTACTCCTAGTGGCTTACTTTGTTTGGCGGCAATTTCACGTGGCGGAACCGCTCTTGGAGTTGCGGGTCCTCAAGACGTTTAACTTTGACTTAGCCGCCCTCTTAACGGGGACGTCGTACATCGCGTTGATTGTGGTCACGATTATCTTCCCGTTGTACTACCAGACGGTGCTGGGCCTATCACCCTTTGCGTCCGGGATGTCGTTGGTTCCCGGGGCCATCCTCTTAAGCCTGTTGAACCCGTTAACGGGGCGGTTGGCGGATAAGATTGGCTTCAAGGCCACCATGCTCACCGGGATGGGCATGATCGTCCTAGGCTGGGCGTTGCTGGCCGGGATTGGCGGGAAGCAGCCACTAGTCATCATGATTCTGATTGCTGCGCTGATTGAAGGCGGGAACGCCTTCGTGATGATGCCGGCGGTCACGTTGGGGGCCAACTCCTTACCGGATCATCTGATTCCCCACGGAACAGCCGTGATCACCACGGTCCGGCAAATTGCCGGGTCTACCGGGGTTGCGGTGGCCACGTTGATTCTGGCCATGGTGACCCAGAGCCACCTGTCCTTGGGCAGTATGGCTGCGCGGTTAGCCGGGTATCGGGCCGTCTTCATCACGTTTTTAGCCGTGTCCATTGTCGGCTTTATCTTTGCGGCGATGTTGCGGGATGGTCGGAAGACCAAGTCTCAAGCTTAAATCTTTAATCACGCAAAATCACCACTAAGCGCTATCGTTGTCTGCGTTTAGTGGTGATTTTTTAGGTCCTGATGAAACAGTGAAATCAGTGAGTCTCTGCGAAACCGCGCCGGCCACCGGGCTTAGGGATCTGGTTCTGCATCATCACGCTGAAACCACCGTCGATGGCGAGACTCGTGGCGTTTACGTAACTGGACCGGTCACTAGCTAGGAATAAGATGGCGTTGGCGATATCATCCGTGGTGCCAATGCGCTTGCTGGCGGTCAGGGCCTTCCGCCCGTTTTCCACGGCCGGGTCGGCGTAGAAGGCAGCGGACATCGGTGTCTTGACCAGGCAAGGTTCGAGGACATTACTCCGGATGCCGAACATCCCCCATTCAGCGGCGACCTGCTTGGAGAGCATGTTCACCCCGGCCTTACTGGTACTGTAAGCGCCACTGTAAGTTTCGGGGATGTCACTGGCCACCGTTGAGATATGGACGAAGGTACCGTGTTGTTGTTGGATCATCAGTTTACCGAACTCATGGGTGATGAGGTAGTAGCCGTTGAGGTTCACGTCTAAGACTTGTTTCCAGGTCGCGTAGTCGAGGTCTTCGAGGGGGTCGAACTTAAGGATGCCGGCCGTATTGATGACCACGTCGACCCGGCCAAAGGTGGCTTGGACTTGTTGAACGGCTTGTTGGACGCTACTTTCCTTGGTGACGTCGCAATTGATCGCCAGTGCGGCGATGTGGTCGTCGTTCATCAATTTGGTGACCAGTTCTGCCGTTTTGTCAGGGTCTTGATCCAACGCGACCACGGTAGCTTGGTGGGCGGCGAGGGCTTCACAGATTTTGGCTCCCATTCCCCCAATAGCGCCGGTAACCACGCAGACCTTATCTTTTAATTCCAACCAATCAGCTGCCATTTTAGAGAACTTCCTTTCTGGTTTATGATTCGTAACTTAAGGCATCGGTACGCCGGTCCAGAGCTTGAAGGCGGCGGCTCCTTGATTATGGAGCATGCCTTGTCCGTTGATGATGTGGGCGACCTGAGCGTGTTGGGCCACGGTCATCAACTTGGTCGTGGCGGGGGCGTAGACGGTATCGAAGACGGTCATGTTTGGGTGGAACCAAGTGGGGTCATCGACTAACGTCTGGTCGATCAACTTCCCCATGCCTAGGCCGGTCGCGTCCGCGTAAATGTCCGATTCAGCGATGGCGGCTTGGAATTGGTCCCGGTCTTCTAGTGGGTAGAAGGTGGCGTGACAAGCCGTCTGGTCATTAATGACCTGGACGATGTGTTTCGCGTTGGCGACGGAGGGGTCGTTGATATTGAAGACGTTGAGGGTCTGGACCCCGGCTAGAGCTGCTTGGATGGCAATGGGGGTCCCCGCACCGCCAATCCCAGCTAGGGTCATGGTCGTGCCGGTCAAGTCAACCTGATTGTCGGCCAATGAATCTACGAAGCCGATACCGTCGGTGGTGTAGCCGGTTAAGCGGCCATCGTGGTTGACGATAGTGTTGACAGCGCCCACTAATTTCGCCGTCTGATCAAGATGGTCGAGGAGCGGAATCACAGCCTGTTTGAAGGGCATGGAGACACTGGCGCCTAACATCTTGAAAGCGCGGATGGCTTGGACGGCAGCGGCCAATTGGTCGGGTTCCACGTCAAAGGCCAAGAAGCGTGCGTTGAGTTTTGCCGCATCAAAAGCGGTGTTGTGCAGGGCTGGCGATTTAGAATGGCCAGCCGGGTGGGCGATGAGGCCCACTAATTTAGTATGTCCATCAATTTCCATAAGTTAATGACCTCCATTTTCAGTGTGCCGACCAATCCCTTGATGCATTAGGTAAAGGTCGATTAGGATACCGACCACTGCGACACCGATTGCGACCAGATAGGAGCCATAATAGGCGTGCGCGCCGGCGTTGGCGTGCATGGTAAGTGTGGCAATCTGGGGACCAATCAGCGCCCCAATGGCGTAGCCAAAGAACATGATGCCATAATTGGTCCCAGAGAACTTAGCGCCAAAGGTTTTGCCGGTCAAGGTCGGGAAGACCACCAAGACCCCGCCAAAGGATGCGCCTAAGATGATCAGAAAGACCGTGAACAGGGCGATCCCGGTAGCCAAACGTAGCCCCGCCAAGCCGATGATGGTTAGGCAGAGGATGAGGAAGAGGGTCTTGGTCTCGCCTAAATGGTCGACGGCCCGACCGGTAATCATGCGGCCAAAGAAGTTGGCTAAGGTGTTGACCACCACGAAGTTAGCCGCCACGATGGGGGTTAGCGCCAACTGAACTTGGGCAATCGCTGAGAGGGACCCAATCAACATGATGCCGGCCGTGCACGCGATAGCGAACAACGCAAGAAGTAACCAGAAGGTCAGGGACCGCATCATTTCTTTAGGAGATTTCCCAGTCTGTGCGGGTTCGGTTGTAGTTGTGGTTGGCGTCTCGGGTGAAGCCATCAGCCAGCCGACTAACCAGACCAAGACTAAGTAAGTGGCGCCGATTGTCATGAGGCCGGCGGCGCCCATAGTTGCGCAGAGCCAGGCGCCGGCTTTGGCTAAGACCAGTGGTCCTAAGGAAGCGGCTCCGAGGAGCAATCCAGAAATCGTTCCCCGTTTTTCGGGAAACCACTTCAGGGTGGTCAGCAAAGCGGGGTTATAGAGTAGCCCGTTCCCAGTTCCCGCTAGGATACCGATGGAAAAATACAGAAACCAGAGGCTGTGGGCGAAGGCCCCCAGGAACCATCCCAGGCCAAAGATGGCACCGCCAACGTACATGAGTTTTTTAGGGGAAGAGTGGTCGATAATCCGACCGGAAATAATACCAAAAGCGGCCATAAAGAATTGATAAATGGTCAAGGTCAGGGCAACTTGGGAAGCCGTTGCGCCAGTGGCTTGAACCAGAGTATTGGCGAAGACCGAAAAGGCGGCCGAAGCCGAGCAACAGAAGATGATGATAAACGCTGCGGTAAAGACTAAGCGCCGTTGACCGGAGACTTGAGTCGGGAGATGAGTTGTTTCCATATAAAATGCACCACCTAATTGAATTGACAAGATTTATTCCAATGAGAAAGCGCTCTCTTCACAGATTATGGTAGGCTAGACTTAAGCTAAAAACCAATACTGATTTGGAAATATCTATAGCCTGAAGCTATCAGTTATCGAAAAGCCAATAGGGGGGATCCACCCGTGAATTTAAACCAATTACGTTATTTTGTCTGTATCGGTCAGCTGGAGAATTACACCCAGGCCGCCGCAAGGTTACGCGTGAGTCAGCCGAGTCTTAGTAAGGCCATGGCACGGCTGGAAGAGGAATTGCAACTGGTCTTGTTTCGTAAGCAGGGGCGGCACGTGACCCTGACGGCGACGGGACAACAGCTGTTAAAGGTGGTAACCCAGAGCCTGCATGGGTTAGACACGGGGATTGCTGACTTGCAAGCCCAACAGGCCCACCAACCGATTACGCTCCGGGTGGGGTGTATTCCCACCGTGATTGGGACCTACTTACCCCGGGTTTTACATCAGTTTGAAGTACAACGGACCGGTCAGGTACGCTTCGAGCTCCACAGCGTCCCTAGTGAAGCCGTTCAGCAGGGGTTGCAGGCGGGAACCTATGATTTGGGGATTGCGGCGACCGACAAGCACCATTCGGGATACCACGACCTGCCCCTCTTAAAGCAAGCCTTCATCGTGATCGTAGCGCCCAATCATCCGTTGGCCCAAAGGACGACGGTGACCTTA includes:
- a CDS encoding HAD-IA family hydrolase, whose amino-acid sequence is MQLEKVQGFLFDLHGVIADSWQYHLASWRTIAEELAIPWTPALAQALPGMSRQASLEAILASAQESGRLLPDEFQAVTDHENALYRQYVAAMTPANRLPGITAFLDQLVAAGYPLALASASTNVRAEIERLGLQAYFSRIVPAESLAAAKPAPDVYLAAAQLLDADPRACVALEDTLTGVAAAKAAGCITIGLNRDPLPAADAQLSSTAELSLATVRRVLGQLTRSTETL
- a CDS encoding DUF488 domain-containing protein, which encodes MALKLERIYTKPADLKGYRVLVDRLWPRGISKVNAHLDSWEKEMGPTTELRKWFNHAPEKFPEFKTRYLAEIKANPALPDFLTLLKTQLATQDVILLYGAKDETHNQAVILKAFLLTALADQVPAAQLQD
- a CDS encoding DNA-3-methyladenine glycosylase encodes the protein MTEEIGAFYTGRPTEQIAQELLGHELVYTTPAGTMSGWIVETEAYLGQQDTAAHAFNGRHTAANAALYDAPGTIYIYVLRGFYMFDVATQAAGTPQGILIRGIEPHQGLDLMRQHRDKPDPEITNGPGKLMAALGIQSKALNRTMLGAKNLTITPTMTRRPKQVAATARVGVSDGSWHDRPLRYLVAGNPYVSASRKRDWDREHHGWQA
- a CDS encoding demethylmenaquinone methyltransferase; protein product: MSLTNRTPEKTVAQLFDHIAPQYDQMNRLISLGTHQFWRHHVMDAMQVSPGSFALDLCCGTGDWTIALAQAAGPAGHVVGLDLSREMLAVADQKVRATHLQGQIALHQGDAMHLNYPDNTFDVVTIGFGLRNVPDAQQVLSEMVRVVKPGGQVVCLETSQPTNPVVHAGWQLYFGHLVPLMGRVVAHHYQAYNYLQRTTHQFVSAEQLAAMFTAAGLTAVHFERFNLGAAAAHFGRKTY
- the map gene encoding type I methionyl aminopeptidase; the encoded protein is MITIKSPREIEKMAESGAVLAGVHKGLRKIIKPGISSWEIEEFANKYIEEHGARPSEKGFEGYKYATCVSVNDEVAHAIPRHNLLLKNGDVVKVDMTVNLDGFESDSCWAYAVGNISPEAQHLMDVTHKALYLGIDQAVVGNRIGDIGHAIQDYVEVQNHMGDVRELIGHGIGPTMHEQPNVPHYGEAGHGLRLREGMTITIEPMVNLGTWEIKSKPTADKSWEYYVSADGSLSCQYEHTLVITKDGPKILTSQDPEFDAKYLL
- a CDS encoding ATP-dependent DNA helicase RecQ → MDLVAYLKDEIEFLTDQMKQAEADHNSSMRFLCDSRIEEAKHILKQIDAGKITKLKP
- a CDS encoding MFS transporter, with product MNEQSVDLQGRPYHRMAFIWTLLAGTFTMSISQSSLSTAYPTLMKYFGVPASTIQWLTTGFMLVMVVMMPVSPWLLNNLRFPVLFISMLALFDVGTFIIYLATSFPTMMVGRVMEAMAVGVMFPSYQSVMLQITPEEKRGGVMGLAGLVMGSALAVGPIISGIVLRYTTWQGLFVVFMAIITVVFLVAWKTIKNVMPQKTSRLDYLSVIGSLGFIGILYVINQIGKTGVNWGLEGTILVVSLLLVAYFVWRQFHVAEPLLELRVLKTFNFDLAALLTGTSYIALIVVTIIFPLYYQTVLGLSPFASGMSLVPGAILLSLLNPLTGRLADKIGFKATMLTGMGMIVLGWALLAGIGGKQPLVIMILIAALIEGGNAFVMMPAVTLGANSLPDHLIPHGTAVITTVRQIAGSTGVAVATLILAMVTQSHLSLGSMAARLAGYRAVFITFLAVSIVGFIFAAMLRDGRKTKSQA
- a CDS encoding SDR family NAD(P)-dependent oxidoreductase, which translates into the protein MAADWLELKDKVCVVTGAIGGMGAKICEALAAHQATVVALDQDPDKTAELVTKLMNDDHIAALAINCDVTKESSVQQAVQQVQATFGRVDVVINTAGILKFDPLEDLDYATWKQVLDVNLNGYYLITHEFGKLMIQQQHGTFVHISTVASDIPETYSGAYSTSKAGVNMLSKQVAAEWGMFGIRSNVLEPCLVKTPMSAAFYADPAVENGRKALTASKRIGTTDDIANAILFLASDRSSYVNATSLAIDGGFSVMMQNQIPKPGGRRGFAETH
- a CDS encoding quinate/shikimate dehydrogenase (YdiB; quinate/shikimate dehydrogenase from Escherichia coli uses both NAD and NAD(P) to convert quinate and shikimate to 3-dehydroquinate and 3-dehydroshikimate), which encodes MEIDGHTKLVGLIAHPAGHSKSPALHNTAFDAAKLNARFLAFDVEPDQLAAAVQAIRAFKMLGASVSMPFKQAVIPLLDHLDQTAKLVGAVNTIVNHDGRLTGYTTDGIGFVDSLADNQVDLTGTTMTLAGIGGAGTPIAIQAALAGVQTLNVFNINDPSVANAKHIVQVINDQTACHATFYPLEDRDQFQAAIAESDIYADATGLGMGKLIDQTLVDDPTWFHPNMTVFDTVYAPATTKLMTVAQHAQVAHIINGQGMLHNQGAAAFKLWTGVPMP
- a CDS encoding MFS transporter; translation: METTHLPTQVSGQRRLVFTAAFIIIFCCSASAAFSVFANTLVQATGATASQVALTLTIYQFFMAAFGIISGRIIDHSSPKKLMYVGGAIFGLGWFLGAFAHSLWFLYFSIGILAGTGNGLLYNPALLTTLKWFPEKRGTISGLLLGAASLGPLVLAKAGAWLCATMGAAGLMTIGATYLVLVWLVGWLMASPETPTTTTTEPAQTGKSPKEMMRSLTFWLLLALFAIACTAGIMLIGSLSAIAQVQLALTPIVAANFVVVNTLANFFGRMITGRAVDHLGETKTLFLILCLTIIGLAGLRLATGIALFTVFLIILGASFGGVLVVFPTLTGKTFGAKFSGTNYGIMFFGYAIGALIGPQIATLTMHANAGAHAYYGSYLVAIGVAVVGILIDLYLMHQGIGRHTENGGH
- a CDS encoding LysR family transcriptional regulator — encoded protein: MNLNQLRYFVCIGQLENYTQAAARLRVSQPSLSKAMARLEEELQLVLFRKQGRHVTLTATGQQLLKVVTQSLHGLDTGIADLQAQQAHQPITLRVGCIPTVIGTYLPRVLHQFEVQRTGQVRFELHSVPSEAVQQGLQAGTYDLGIAATDKHHSGYHDLPLLKQAFIVIVAPNHPLAQRTTVTLADLASQHVLTYDPQLLIGQKVQRILAEADLPHPLDVTAVYPDELSIAGMVQASQDVGLVADTLYLAAFDVKKLAVTIPADLRVISASYRTDNPHREVLRDLFTLFQQSTQ